One region of Actinomycetes bacterium genomic DNA includes:
- a CDS encoding nitrogen fixation protein NifH: MTWTDHLQADPLPWLLEESGPAVRAAALQGLLDRPADDPQVRAARRAAMAADPIRAILAAQDPAGWWVKPGPGYGPKYTGTVWQLISLDQLGADPAHPQVARACDYVLSWGPTSSGGFGCSSAAREAAPAPSSVLHCLNGNLLRAVIGFGRLDDERVQAAVEWAARAITGHGVERWYASGTSGPAFACAANEGLPCAWGALKELNALARVPAGRRSPLVQRAIDAGVDFLFSRDPLVADYPMGYGNTKPNGSWFKPGFPLGYVSDVLQTLEVLAQLGHVRDERLVGALRWLESLQDADGRWRNRHAYNGKTWVNFETQGAPSKWVTLRACTVLRAAYS; the protein is encoded by the coding sequence ATGACCTGGACCGACCACCTCCAGGCGGACCCCCTGCCGTGGCTGCTGGAAGAGTCCGGCCCCGCCGTGCGCGCGGCCGCCCTGCAGGGGCTGCTCGACCGGCCGGCCGACGACCCGCAGGTGCGCGCAGCCCGGCGCGCTGCCATGGCGGCCGACCCGATCCGGGCGATCCTGGCCGCGCAGGACCCAGCTGGCTGGTGGGTCAAGCCCGGTCCCGGCTACGGCCCCAAGTACACCGGGACGGTCTGGCAGCTGATCTCCCTCGACCAGCTGGGGGCCGACCCAGCCCACCCGCAGGTCGCGCGCGCCTGCGACTACGTGCTCAGCTGGGGACCGACGTCATCCGGCGGGTTCGGCTGCTCGTCGGCCGCCCGGGAGGCCGCGCCAGCGCCGTCCAGCGTGCTGCACTGCCTCAACGGGAACCTGCTGCGCGCGGTGATCGGGTTCGGCCGGCTCGACGACGAGCGGGTGCAGGCAGCCGTGGAGTGGGCGGCCCGGGCGATCACCGGCCACGGGGTTGAGCGCTGGTACGCCTCCGGCACGAGCGGGCCGGCGTTCGCCTGCGCCGCCAACGAGGGACTGCCCTGTGCCTGGGGAGCGCTCAAGGAGCTCAACGCGCTGGCCCGCGTCCCGGCGGGGCGGCGCTCGCCCCTCGTGCAGCGTGCCATCGACGCGGGCGTGGACTTCCTGTTCTCCCGCGACCCGCTCGTCGCCGACTACCCGATGGGCTACGGCAACACCAAGCCGAACGGGTCCTGGTTCAAGCCTGGGTTCCCGCTCGGGTACGTCTCCGACGTGCTGCAGACCCTCGAGGTGCTGGCCCAGCTGGGGCACGTCCGGGACGAGCGGCTCGTGGGGGCCCTCCGCTGGCTCGAGTCGCTGCAGGACGCCGACGGTCGGTGGCGCAACCGGCATGCGTACAACGGCAAGACCTGGGTCAACTTCGAGACGCAGGGTGCGCCCTCGAAGTGGGTCACGCTGAGGGCCTGCACGGTGCTGCGCGCCGCCTACAGCTGA
- a CDS encoding VOC family protein, translating to MPTDSELVELKARRQELRSQYLHPVAEREPSPGRGIHHAALICSDVERTIQFYQDLLGFPLVELVENRDYQGSSHFFFDLGNQTLLGFFDFPGLGLDQGVESIGAVQHIAISVPRDRWEQMQKRLDAAGVFYVGPDRGIAESMYLKDPDGIQIELLSDPLMYFAGRQLDE from the coding sequence ATGCCGACTGACTCCGAGCTGGTGGAGCTCAAGGCCCGCCGTCAGGAGCTGCGTTCGCAGTACCTGCATCCGGTCGCGGAGCGAGAGCCGTCGCCAGGGAGGGGGATCCACCACGCGGCGCTGATCTGCTCCGACGTCGAGCGGACCATCCAGTTCTACCAGGACCTGCTTGGATTCCCGCTGGTGGAGCTGGTCGAGAACCGCGACTACCAGGGCTCGTCGCACTTCTTCTTCGACCTGGGCAACCAGACCCTGCTCGGGTTCTTCGACTTCCCCGGGCTCGGGCTCGACCAAGGAGTCGAGTCGATCGGCGCGGTCCAGCACATCGCGATCTCGGTGCCCCGCGACCGTTGGGAGCAGATGCAGAAGCGCCTGGACGCCGCCGGCGTCTTCTACGTCGGCCCGGACCGCGGGATCGCCGAGTCGATGTACCTCAAGGACCCCGATGGCATCCAGATCGAGCTGCTGAGTGATCCCCTCATGTACTTCGCCGGCCGTCAGCTTGACGAGTAG